The sequence TGTTAGGCGAAGAAAATATTTGAGGAGGAAAGGAGATAGGGACTGCTGCTTAAAATCTGACCTTGGGGTATGGCCAGAGAAAACCTATTTTAAGTCAGGGGGGAAAAAGTTCCATGCATGTAAATCTGAACATGTCCTACTTATTTCTGAATATCGTTTTTCAGCTGGCTCTTTCAAGTACAGATCATTAACTTTTACTTactaaaacagacaaaaacaagtACAACATATAGAAGGGATGTCTGTCTGTATCTTCTGCAGGGGCAGCACTAAGAGTAAAAATATATTGCGTACTCCAACTTAGGCAAAAAGTTGGGAGGGTGGGGCCACCGTGTAAGATGAACATTCCAGTGAGCAGGGTTTTGAAAGGTTTTCCCAAGAAGTTTTACAAGGGATGAGAAGATAATTAAATACACTCAGAGCCAAATGAAGCAGAACTCATTCTTTTCTGATGATTCAAAAGGCTCTTCAGGATTCtgcaaggccctggggcaggtggaGTTGGAGACAGGTGACTCTTCTGATTCTTGGCCATGCCCTGAAAGGGGCTGTTTTTAAATTAACTCCTGATCATAGTTTGCTTatcaatggttttttttctcaggaaaatggaatataagaaaagaaagttcAAAGTTATTTGCTCTCCTGAAAAATGGGCGTTTATTAAGTCATTACAGGCCATTGCTAAGCACTGCCTCAAGGCCCCTAATCCTGTAACTTTACTCTCTGGCCTCTGCATCTGTCAGTGGGCCCAGTGAACTGTCCATCCAAGATAGGAATAGGCAGTGCCTAGCCTGTCATTGAGTCATCTGCAagatataagctccatgagagcagacaGCACATCTATTTTGTTAGCAATACTAACAATAATAACAGTGGCCGCTATCACTTACTAAGCaattactatgtaccaggcattgttctCAGCATTTATGTAtatcacctcatttaatcttttttttaccAGCTTTGTTGACATATAATTTGTTGAGATACACCATACAATTCAATTGTTTTTAACAGTCACAGAGTTGTTTTACCATCATTACTATCAAGTTCCAGAACTTTTTATCACCCCAAATGGAAACCTGATACTCATGAAGCCATCACTCCCCAAATCCCCATCCCCACTAACCtgaggcaaccactgatctactttttgtctctactgacctgcctattctggacatttcacatcaTCTCCTTTCATCTTTACACAGCCCTATGAGTAggcactattattttttttagagtagGCAAAATCATTGtcccattgtatagatgagaaaactgagagccAGAGAGAGTAAGTAACTTGACTGACATCACTCAGCTAAGTAGGGccaagattcaaactcaggcacTGTGCCTGGCTCCAGAGTACACTCACCAAAATTCTACACCTCCCTCCTGACAACGTACCCCACTGCTTGGGAGGGACTGGCATGTAGGAGCTCCTCAAACACTTGCTAAGTGGTCAGTGAAACAGCTGTGCATGAGGGTGAATGATACTATGGTATAGCTGAGATGAATGTGAACTTCGGAGCCAATGAGAACtgagtttgaattccagctctgccatttagtAGCTGGGTAACTTACCCACTCAGtctgtttcctttattttcttatctgtaaaatgagtgtaGTATTTACCTCATTgtgttattttaaagattaagttAGATAACATATATAGGAAGCTCATAGTATATAGTAGGAGTTCAACAAATGGTAATAACTAATAATGACAtggattatttattattattattactaaaggcccagtgcacaaaattcgtgcactggtagggtccctaacggctgctggccatggcctctctcccttcccctggtcggccttgccccctggtcaaactcccgacaactcccagtcaagggaacaatttgcatactacacttttattatagaggattattattattattattattaccccaAGGGCAGATCACAATTACCTGAGCAAATGCTCTACTATTTATGCTCTACTATGTCATGTCCTATGTTCCTACTTGGAATGTCTCTGCCATACAGAGGTGGTTGTAAGGTCACTGAGCAAAACTTAACCAAATTCTATACCCAGGGTTCTTAACCTGCAGTCCATAGGTGGGctttgggaagggggtgggtCCATGAACCCCTTGAAATTATTGTCAAAATTCTGAAGTCATGTTTCTGGGACAGGTTCTATAGCTCTCATCACTTCTCAAAGCACTCTATAGtccaaaaaacaataaaagttccTGCCACAAACAAATTCATGGTGCTTTGGCTGCAAATCTATTCATCTATGTATATCAACATCCAATTTGAACGCGTGTTAACATAATCTCAAATTGCTCCATATTCTCAATGAGCCCTATCCTCAACTGCTTCAAGAATCTCCTTGGCTCACCAATGGCCTTTGGATCACCTCTAGAGCACCATTGGATTTAAGTCGAATCCTCTTGGCCCACCTTTTTGCCTAGAACCCTGAAACCATCCTAAACCTATTAAGAATCCAGGCCcagcctggccggcctggctcagtggttgagcgtggacctatgaaccaggaggttatggttcgactcccggtcagggaacatgctcaggttgtgggggctcgatccccagtgtggggcatgcaggaagcagctgatcaattattctctctcatcgttgatgtttctatctctctctccctctcccttcttctctaaaatcaataaaaatatattttaaaaaaatccaggcCCAGATGCCCACCTGCCTTGCACACCAAATTTCCAATGGGCAGAGCCCCAATGCTGCCACCCTAAGCATTGGGAGGGGGTAGAAAACTGGTGGATGAGTCCAGAAGCCAAATTGGCTCTAGCCCCACTAAACTCCAAGCAAATCCTGAGCAGGCTCCCAAGTGGTTCAGACAACAACCTTGTCAaagcccccttccctccctcggCCCCAAGTTCTCAAGGCCAGAGGTCAtcttggaaaaggaaaaggaagaatggTTTTGTTGGGAAGGGCCTGTTATTGATTTCCCTCGCCAATACCTTCTTCTGCTTTCCAACCTCATCTGAGACAATGGCTTCCCTCACCTCAGGGACCAAATCATTTCCCACATCCTACAAAATATAGCCCCTCCCCATGCTACAACACCATATATGGAGAATGTGACTTAGAAAGGGGACAGCAGATTATTCACTCTATACAAGCCTTCCAATCAGTTCAGGTCACAGAGCTACTCAAGAATCCTGTCACGGTTAAACAAGGTTGACACCTGCAGGAAAAAGCAGGCCACTGGTGTCTCAGCCCTGCCCTCAACCCTCAACCTCAGTCCAATACTCACCTTGGGTCCATGAGAACTCCGAGCTATGACCTTTGCCTGTGGCAGCTGCTCCTCACCATCCTTCTCTTTgccacatttcattttcttagatGGCAGAGATTCGGTCACCCCATCGGTCACCACTGAGTCTGGCTGCCACTTGTTCTTGCAAGCAAAGACCCCTACACTTTCCTGTTTCACTCGAGTCTGTGCGGCCTTACTCCGAACTTCGACTTGactcctctggggagctgctgggaggccATCAGACCGGAAGCAGGTGGCTAAATTGAAGACCACATCACCGTCCACCTTCTCCATTTTCACCCGCCCCAGGTCCACCTGGCTTCCAAGCTGTGAAAGCTCTGTGCTGGAGCCCCTCTTGCCACTTGGGACCACATCCAAGATGAGTTCCTTGGGGCGGCTGTCATGAGGTAGCAAAGGCAGCTCAGGCATCTTGCGCAGGTTCTGGGGGGTGGCCAGGACCAGCTCATGAGACATGTAGGTGGCCAGCACTTGGTTCTTAGGTTTTGTGTCTCCTGCCAGCTTCAGGCCACAAGTCCCCTGGGGGCCTTCTGTCTTAGGAGTGCCATCAGAGCAGAGGTGGCTCTCTGATTCCTCTGGCCCCTGATTCACTCTTATGTCCCCACTGCTAGGCTGAACAGACAACGCTAGAGTCCCTGTCTGAGGGCTGAGAGTCAGAAGGACAGGGTTGACTTGTTCTTCATAAGGCTTGGCAGCAATCCGGCAAGTTTTGTTCTTTGTGCCAGTATCCTGTTCTGGAGCAAAGGGACCACCAGGCCGTGGCTGCCCCTCAGGAAGTCCGTGCACAGCTTCACTGGGGCCAACAGATGACACACCAGAGAACTCAGAAACAACGCTGGTGGGCCTGATGGGCACCCCCTGACTGGGGGTCAGCTGCCCGGCACTGGAAATGCCAATGGAAAGCAGAGATGTTTGGTGGTATGGTGGCCAGCCAACAGGCAGGACCTGGGTGCTGGTGGGCTTCCCATTGACTGAACACCGCGGGTAGATATTTGCTGGCCCCGGGGGCTTCCACAGAGAGAGCTCCTTGCTTTGGCAGCCCGGCAGCCCTGGGGCAATACGGGCCGGGGTGTAACGTTTGACTGTGCTTGGCTGTCCCTCAGTCCCAGCCTGGCTTCCCTTCTTGCCACAGGAGGCACCAGTGCTCTTAGGCTCGCCTTGATCAATGATGGAGATGGGCTCCTGCTTGGGGAGATGGCGGGGGTCTCGGTTGAGGCCCAGGTTAGGCTCTTTGTTCAGCAGCAGGGAAGCAGGCACTGGGTTGGCCACTCCCACATAGGTGCCAGGAATGGTGCTGATCAGCGCGGTTGAGTTCTTCACCCAGGTGCTCGGGTCCCCGTTCCTCACTATCTCAGGAAAGATGACGAAGGGCGAGGCAGTGGAGCCCAGGCATGAGGTGACATTGCTGCCGGCAGTCTGGGTTGTACGCTGAGACCTAGAGAGGACCGTGGAGAGGAGGGCCTTGCTGCTGGTGTGCACAGGGGTCAACACGGGCATGGGGGGTGTCTTGCGTTGGTTCGGCAATGGAAGCTTCTGGCGGTTGGACTTAGAGGAGAGGTCGAGGGGCATCTCGCTGCACTCAGATGGAGAGGCCATCTCTCGCTCCAGCTGTGGAGGTGACTTGAGGGGAGAGAAGGTAACGGAAGTCCCTTCTGTTTGCTGCTCAGTGCCACCTGTCATCTTGGCGGGGTGCGGTGGGGCTGAGCTCACACTGGGGGCTGGCAGCAAAGGCTGTGGCGTTGGAAGCACCTTGGCAGAAGCAGTGGAGAGGGAAGTATCTGCCAAAGGCCCGGGGACCCCATCAGGCGCAGGCtgggtgctggtgctgctggatGGGGAAGCACACGGAAGCCTGTTCACCTCCAGAGAGACCACCTTGGAATCTGAAGTCAGAGGCCGGGCTACAGAAAATGCATATGGGTAAGACCGTAGCTCTGGGGAGGCCAGCACGCCAGGGATACACCTGTCCTGTAGGTAGGATGGCAGGACAGGGAGTGTAAGAGTGGAGGAGACCCCCAGAGTGGTTGGCAGTGTAGCCACACTGAGTGGCTGCCCACAGCTCGGAGGTGGGATATATACCAGCGGCTGGCTCGGTGTCAGTACTGTCCCTGGCTGAAAAGACAGAGGGACTTTTTGCATAGCTGGTGCCTGAGCTGCAGGAAAACACACTCTACTCAAACTAAAGGAGGCCGGGATGGGTGCAGACGTGGGAATGGCAGTTGGCGTGGCAGCCGGCATGGGCGTAGGAGCTGGGGTAAAgattggggctggggtgggtgcaggCACCGGTGTAGGAGCAAAGGcagggatgagggtgggggtggaaggcGGGCCAGAGGATGGGGTTGGAGTGGCCATGGGCACTGATGGAGGGCCGGGAGCTGCTGGAGGTGTGGATGCCGGCATGGGAGCCAGAACTGGAGTAGGGACTGGCGCGAGAACCAGGGTCGGAGCAGAAGGGGGCACAGGAGCCTGGATCAAGGTCAAGGAAGGAGCTGAAACTGAGACTGacatgggggaaggggctggagccGGCAGGGAAACAGGGCCTGAAGGCGGAGCAGAAGCCGGCACAGGCACCAAGACTGAGGCTGAAACTGAGAGGGTGTTCGAATCAGAGATGAGTGTGGGCACTGATGGTGGCGCCTGAGCCAGGGCTGGGACTGGTGCtaagggaggggaaggagctgcAACTGAAGTGGCAACCTGGACAGGAACTAGCCCTGAATGGGGCACTGGGGCGGGGACAGAGAGAGGAACCTGGAATGGATCAGGAACAGATTGGGGGACGGAGGCAGAACTGGGAgcaggggggcagatgggtgCTGGCAGCGGACTGAAATTAGTGGTAACCAGAGGCAGGGTTCCCTCCACGGGCACTCCAGTTCCCAGAGTTGccaaaatgaaagtatttttctCCCCAACACCATGCCGAGAGTCCAAAGCCTTTACCCCAGCAGGCGAGCAGTCCACCTGTTTGCTCATTTGCGTGCTGAGGGGAATCCAGGAGCAGTCGggcctgctgctgccgcccccGGCCTCGGCGCTGTCAGTAGGGGGAAGCTTGAGCCCGTCTTCCGGGCCGCTCAGGGGAACCAAAAGGCTCTGGGCCTCTGCCACATTCCCAGCATAGTCCATTTTTGGCTGGGGGCTGTTGGGCTTGTCTTCTGACTTGTGCCCAAGTTTTTCTGTTGCACTGCCATCTGCATCTGCCCCCCGGGCATTGCTGCCACTTCCAACTGCTGTGAGCTCCACCTGCAACGACAGAGCAACGTGCCCATCTTAGTAGTTCTCTGTGGAGGGCTCAAGTATCTCAAGGCCTGGGCAAGGCGATGGCTGGTCCTCTTTGCAACTTGAACAGGGTCTCGGTAGAAGCAAAGAGCAGCTGGCCAATTTCTGTCTCACATACAGCAACTCCTGGGAAATACCCTGTCCCTTCCTGTCCCTCTTCTGAGGACGACAGCTGGGCACATTGCCTGGGCAGTTTAGCTCCACCCTCTGGTGGGTGGCATGTGGCTCCACATGGCCCCTTACCTTGGAAAAACTGCTGCTGACACAAAACTCCTGAGATCCAAAGTGCTGGCAGTCACCTGTCGTGGACTCCTCATCAGAAATAGGTGCTCTTCTAGCATGGAAGACACAACCAGAGAAGGAACATGAGGCCTAGTCTTTGGGCTCCGGCCACCTTCCCCAGAATGCCCCCTGCCTGTCTGGGTTCCCATAAACCTTCCTGCCTTGCTTCCCTTGCGGAAAATCACAAGGAACTGGAGGGTCCAGGTTATAAACCAGAGCCTCCACACCCAGCTTTGCAAATTCTTGCAAAGGAGCCCAGTCTGATGTCTATAGATTCCCCTCTTTGGGTCGTGTATCTTGTTTTCTAGGGCTCTCATCAAGAGTGTAAAAGACACCCCAGCACCTTTCCTTGTCTCCAGAGCTTACCCATCAAAGTGAGTTGCTGGGCATTGCCAAAAAGGGGAGAGGTGAGTCACAGAAGATATCAAAAGGCATGCAAACTGGGCTTTTCTCTTAAATGCAATCTTATTTTAAGTCTATAAAGGAAACAGGCTGCAGGTACCATAAGGGTAATCCTTTCCTAAAACAAATAACCACCTCCACTGTTTCATGTTCTAAATATGACTCATCACCCAGTCACCCGATGGGGTTGCCTAGAGCGGATCCATGCTTATTAGTACATGATACTGATTGGAGGCCACCAGGTCACTGGGTGCTGAAGGCATTTCAAGGGTACAACTTCTTTCCCTCCAGGGTACCTCTTCCCACCTTGTAGAGTAGCATGGAACTCCAGCCAGCCCCTTCCTcttgcccctctcccctgccaactCTCCACTCTCTCCTTGATATCTCCCAGCACCACCGCATTCTCTCCCATCCCAAAGCAAGGCCTTTAAAGCCACCAACTCCAAATTCAAATTGGTAGATCATAGGGAGAAGGGCTCAAGGCCAGAGATCCGGGTCCCAAAGGAGGAAAACTTAACTGTACCGTCCCACCTGCTCAAAAATCTTCTCTACATTTTGGATAAGAATCTTAGAAAATGGTACatcctgacaaaaaaaaaaaaaaaaaaggaaggaaggaagttcaGACTGGGAGGGTGAAGTTAAAGAGAGACAACACCCATTGGAAGTTTGGTGGTTTGACCACAGAAAGAGCGTACTACTGACTGCCCTAGGGAAGACACGGCGGGGCAGCAGCTATGGTTCGAGGGGCTGAGTGGGAGGTTTGGGTGCAAGAATAAAGCTCTAGCAGAAATGCCCACTGTGGTTCCTATGGAGCAAAAGACTGGAACGCTCTGTGCGCCTCTGGAGAGGTAGATTGACTAGACTTTTTGGATCCCTTCTTCGGAGCCCTCACTCTGAGCTCCCAAAGTAGCTAGTGCCCGCCTCACCACCATCCTAGCCAAAGGGCAGTCTGGGCACTGCAGTCAAGCCCATGAGAATGGGGAGGGCTGTGCTAACTTCCTCCCTTTCACTAGAACAGGGCACCATTGACGGACTCCAAACTTATACCTGGGGCAAGAAGCAAAAAGGCAAGGCAAGGGGTTCACTACAGGCCTCTCCCCATCTTTTCAGGGCCCCAGAAGTGGcaatgggggggggcaggggtggactGTTCCCTTTAAAAGGCAGCTAATGGTAGAAGTGAGAGGGTTCCATTGCTGGCAATGACTGTTGGCGACAAACAGAAATGATAGTAAGGAGAAGCAAGGGATACAAATGCAGTCAGGGGTCTCATGGATGAGGCAAAAGGGGGTCTGAGGAAAAGGGAAAACATACTTTGACATCAACTCCTAAGACCAGAAAAGCAAGACTTATCCTCCAGCCTTGGAATGGGAGGAGAAGCATGTCCTGACCAGATTTGCCAAGGATGGtttgggtgtgtatgtgtgacaAGGAAAACTAAGCGGCAGTGCCCCCTGTTCACCAACTCCACATGAAGGACTGCAGAGgaaaaatgctatttatttacattatttcccCTCCTGACCATGCAAAGGGGAGCTGGCTATGTACttgacacccctctcccccttgcTTAGCTCCCCCACCTGGCATAAAATCATCTTGAAAGCAGAAACCCTGCCCTCCACCAGAGAGTGCAGAGCCAGCTGCCAGCCCAGAGACACTGGAGGTtgaggcagcagtggcagcaggagcagcagtccTGGCTACTCCAGCCATCCCATGCCCGAGTGCCAACCCCCGAGGCTCTGGGAAAATGTCGTGAGGCCACATTTCAAATCCTCTGAGAAGAGGGGTGTGCAAAACTAAGCAAACATTAAATTGCTCCATTGAGAGAACCTGGGACAGGAATAGCTTGCAGGGGAGAGGGAAAACCGGAGAGCTGGGTCAACGAGGCAAGGTTAGGAGGGTTCaggtggccaggaggagggagcaggggtcAAAGCAGGCTTCAATCAGGACTGAAAATCAATCCCGCAATTTCTTCCCAGCAGAGATGACCCTGGGCTGTTACGCTCAAGGCTTTGTTGAACTTAAACCAGAACTGGCCACAGCCTTTCCAGGCCGTTTTCCTAATTATTAAGGGCTAGCACCCGTCAGACCAGGCCTTTTATAGTTCCCTGACTACATGACACACACCAGGCTCCtactctcccagctcctgcagaCTTTCCCTGCTTCAGTCCCACCACATCCCAAGACCAGCTTCATTCCACACAGGGTCTTCCCCAAACACACCACATGGGAAAGGCCAACAACCCTCACCTCAAACCCCTACTCATTCCTTAAACCCCAACTCCAATGTTACTGCCACTGGGAAACCTTCCCTTCCTTTATTCCCCGAGGACGTTTATCAATCTTGCACATAGACTCCCACAGGACCTGTATCTGGTCTCTCTATAGCACTCACCACTTACGTCTCATGATGACTGGTTTGTTCTCAATgggtttaataaatgtttgttgaatgcagGAATGAATGGGTGCAAAaaggaagcaagcaagcaagcagagAGCTTTAGCTGGAGGTTTTACTACAGTCAGCCACCTGGGGCCAGGAGAAAGCCCCTGCCCACTGTCCCTGCAGCCATCACTATATCTGATGAAGCTGGACAGGCTTCCCAAACATAACTTTAAAAGTTAAGTCACAGTCCGGTcgacatggttcagtggttgagtgtcgacctatgaaccaggaggtcacggtttgattcccagtcagtgcacatgctggggttgcaggctcgatctccagtgtggggcgtgcaggaggcagccaatcaatcattctctctcattattgatgtttctatctctctctctctctcccccctccctttctctctaaaatcaataaaaaaaaatattaaaataaaaagagttaagCCACAGGTGCAGCGTTATACCCAAAATGTCTTAAGTTCCACAAGTTGTAAAGGGCTGAAGAAATGGCTTTAAAATAAGGTGAGATCACATTTTGGAAATCAGCTATAGCATGACCTAGACTGCAGTGGGAAGGTGACAATAAAGGGTCGATGAGATCAGAAGTGACAATGCTTAAAACGTCTTCTTAACTACTAGGCATATCTGGTAATTTAACATCCCAAGAAAGGTCCATAAAGAGGGAAAATCAGGTTTGAGGCCCACTTCCTGCTCCTTTCTCAGAAGGCATTTAGAATGGACAGTGAAGGAAAGTAACTTATACATTGATATTTTTGAAGGCTCTAGTCCAGATCTCTGTATCAAAGTCTCAACCACTTACAACTAGTTGCCAAAGAATACTTACACAAATCAATAGCACTACCCTGCCTTCCCCAGACCATCTCATAATAATTATCTAAGGCCATACCTCATATGCAAAGGAAAATACCTTTCTCATGCACCTCTGAGAAGAAGTTTGTCTTATTTTCCTTGGTCTTGACTTtcatattctaaaattaaattcctTTTAAGTCCATCTGTAATTTGTTCCCCAGTATAAAGAACATTAAGCTGTCAGGTGctgatggctttttaaaaaaataaaaaaggtctaGTCTCCTAACCAGAACCTCAGACAAGTACACACTTCTCCAgttaacaacagaaaaagaaagaagatccaCACAAAGATGTCCATTTCTTTTCCCTTCAAAATTGCCAACACTCCCCCCATATATATACATACCCATCCACACACTTCTAAGATTTATCCAAGGGAAACGCCAGATCTTGAATTTTAGGAAAAGCCATATCGTTCTATGTTTTAGGTGATTGATCAAATGTAAACAGGCGATAGATTGAAACAACGGCTAAACACCAGCAAGCCATGCCTTCTCTAAAAATGGGAGAGGCATTGTAACCATCACACACAGCTCTGGCCAAGAGTTATTAAAGTCAAATATAAAATCTAAAGGCCACATTGGGTGTTCTTCATACAAGACATGATCAGAAAATGACATAGGTTAGTCAATGAACTATTCTGGTGTACAGAAAACTGAACACACCCCTAGATCGAGCAGGCACCACCACCTCTCAATTTCATATAAAAACTATATCAAGCAGTTTGATCTCCCTTATGAAGATAAGGATCTTACTATGAATCATCATTAATCTCGTGAGGCAGGAAAGCACTGGTTAGCAGAACACCCACTAACAGTACCCAGTATAAAGCTCAGTGATATAACTGCCTTTCTTCCAGGCTTATATCAAGGGCCAAAAATGTCGTATACATATTCTGAGCACCAAACGTGGATGCAGCAAATAAAAACTGCAATTGAGTGAGCTTCCCCTTATTCCACCATCtgacagttctttttaaaaatatatatattttttattgttttcagagaggaagagagagagaaacatcaatgatgagagaatcattgatcggctgcctcctgcatgccccctactggggatagagcccgaaacccaggcatgtatcattgaccggaattgaacccaggaccctttagtccgcaggctgactctctatccacttagccaaaccagctagggcatgacaGCTTTTAATGTATAGACAAATACTAGTTGGTGAAGTCATCTGTTGGCCTCCTTACCTTCATCTGAACAGGGATGGCAAGTCAGCAGGCCACTCACACATCCCAGCCCCGTCCTATCTCAGGAAAATTAGAAATGACTACCAGCCACAtccccagggtccctccccaggccctgctgcgGCTAACCCCCTGGTGAGTAGGCACCGCTCACTGGAAGCCGGCAACAGCCACCTTCCCAGCCTCCTCACCTCTCCTCGTTGATACCGCACATGCGAATCCGGTCAGAACTGGTCCAGTTGTGTACGCCGCTGTAGAGCGGTGCTGTAGAGATCATGACAGCCACTCACCACCAGATAGGACCTGCTGTGGCCACTTCCCCTGAGGAAAAAGAATCCCCCAAAAATCAAAACTTGTAACCACCTGCTTAACCACCTTTAACAAGGAAACACTTAAATAAAGGTAATTATAGCACCCAGATGTTAAAGCAGTCTCTCTCATAAGCCAGCCTACCATGGGAAATTAAGGTCCAAATGGAGATGAGGGAGCACCAGCTTTTCAGGAATCCATAGGTTTCAGGATGGAGATGAGGATGCTGTTAATCACCtagagtgatttttaaattatcataaaGACAGATATGCTTGAGTGTTCAAGGAAATTCAATCTATTTCAGACAAATAAAATGACAGTATATTTTTCTACACACATTTAGCCTAACCAACTACAATTAGAGGGTCGTTCCCATATGTGAACAGTGAAAGACTACTGGGGATCTTTTTCTCGTCAATTCTAATCCATGGGTACTGAAGTATTTGAGTGACGTAGCCAATTTAAGCTCTCCAGAGGAAGCACATGCTTTCATTATAAGCCCTTCAAAAATACTCTATTCTGATTTCAAGTTGGGAGTTATACAGATGTGATGCATATATCTAACCTGCTTTAAAGCTTCCTCCAATCAGATGCAATACTCCTTGTACTGTGACCACAAATAAGCAAAGAAGCAAACAACAATGTTCCATCAAGAACCACACATTTCTATCCTTGTTCCTTCAGTCTGTCACCCCCATGACATACCACCCCCTTCACCAGCCAATGTCCAGCTCTCTCTCACTGGTTAACAACCACTGCACAGCTAATTCACCTTCTAGAGAAAATGAGGCATCAAAAAAGAGACATTTACCCAATAAACTTATCTTGAGATCCTTAAACTCTTGACTTATTAGCCAAAAGCCTTATTCATCAAGGTTCAATTGAACAGAACCCTACAGTGACCAGAATTTTATGCTATTCTCCACTTTCCAAAGAAGCAACTCATAGCCATATTAGGGATTTGTTTAATTCATTCTTTAAACAATTTTCAGAGATTGCGCATATTCAACACAGTTAtactattcattcaacaaatacttattgagctcctactatgtgccagcattGTCCTAGGTACTGCGGATTCAACAATTAACCAAAACCCCTGCCTCCATGGAGTTTATCTTCTAGTGGgatgagacagacaataaacacattaaatgaTTCTATATTTATTGTGGTGTTAGAAGGAGGCATAACACAGGCCAAGGGGCATGGCAAAGGTCAGAGGTGGGAGACAGAATGGGCTACAACTTGAAAGTGGGTGATCAGGGTAGGTCTTGCTGAGAAGAAGACATTTCAACATCTTAAAGGAAGCAAAGGGACCCATGTGGCTATCTGGTGGAAGAGCATTCCATGGAAAAGGGAACAACCTATGCAGAGGTCCTAAGGCTTAAGGCTGCCTGCTAAAATCAAGGAAGAGCCAGGAGGCCAGTCTGGCACACAGGGAGTGAGCGAAGGgaaagaggcagtgaggggtgagcaGAGCTGCACACTTTTGTTCTCTTCTTGGTCCTCACCTAACTCCCTTTCTCTGCAGCATAGGCTAGTGATGCCATCACCCCTTTCCCTGTAGTTGGCCCTCTCCTAGCTGTTCTGactctgtgcctgctgccttCTATAGGGTCCTTCTCTATCTCTACCCACCCCAGAAATCTGGCCC comes from Eptesicus fuscus isolate TK198812 chromosome 1, DD_ASM_mEF_20220401, whole genome shotgun sequence and encodes:
- the BCORL1 gene encoding BCL-6 corepressor-like protein 1, which produces MISTAPLYSGVHNWTSSDRIRMCGINEERRAPISDEESTTGDCQHFGSQEFCVSSSFSKVELTAVGSGSNARGADADGSATEKLGHKSEDKPNSPQPKMDYAGNVAEAQSLLVPLSGPEDGLKLPPTDSAEAGGGSSRPDCSWIPLSTQMSKQVDCSPAGVKALDSRHGVGEKNTFILATLGTGVPVEGTLPLVTTNFSPLPAPICPPAPSSASVPQSVPDPFQVPLSVPAPVPHSGLVPVQVATSVAAPSPPLAPVPALAQAPPSVPTLISDSNTLSVSASVLVPVPASAPPSGPVSLPAPAPSPMSVSVSAPSLTLIQAPVPPSAPTLVLAPVPTPVLAPMPASTPPAAPGPPSVPMATPTPSSGPPSTPTLIPAFAPTPVPAPTPAPIFTPAPTPMPAATPTAIPTSAPIPASFSLSRVCFPAAQAPAMQKVPLSFQPGTVLTPSQPLVYIPPPSCGQPLSVATLPTTLGVSSTLTLPVLPSYLQDRCIPGVLASPELRSYPYAFSVARPLTSDSKVVSLEVNRLPCASPSSSTSTQPAPDGVPGPLADTSLSTASAKVLPTPQPLLPAPSVSSAPPHPAKMTGGTEQQTEGTSVTFSPLKSPPQLEREMASPSECSEMPLDLSSKSNRQKLPLPNQRKTPPMPVLTPVHTSSKALLSTVLSRSQRTTQTAGSNVTSCLGSTASPFVIFPEIVRNGDPSTWVKNSTALISTIPGTYVGVANPVPASLLLNKEPNLGLNRDPRHLPKQEPISIIDQGEPKSTGASCGKKGSQAGTEGQPSTVKRYTPARIAPGLPGCQSKELSLWKPPGPANIYPRCSVNGKPTSTQVLPVGWPPYHQTSLLSIGISSAGQLTPSQGVPIRPTSVVSEFSGVSSVGPSEAVHGLPEGQPRPGGPFAPEQDTGTKNKTCRIAAKPYEEQVNPVLLTLSPQTGTLALSVQPSSGDIRVNQGPEESESHLCSDGTPKTEGPQGTCGLKLAGDTKPKNQVLATYMSHELVLATPQNLRKMPELPLLPHDSRPKELILDVVPSGKRGSSTELSQLGSQVDLGRVKMEKVDGDVVFNLATCFRSDGLPAAPQRSQVEVRSKAAQTRVKQESVGVFACKNKWQPDSVVTDGVTESLPSKKMKCGKEKDGEEQLPQAKVIARSSHGPKCRKPPSDSQEVTKKSPKGASDSGKEHNGVRVKHKHRKPTKPESQSPGKRADGQEEGSLEKKAKSSFRDFIPVVLSTRTRSQSGSICSSFAGMADSDMGSQEVFPTEEEVEVTPIPAKRRKVRKTQRDTQYRSHHAQDKTLLSQGRRHLWRAREMPWRTEAARQMWDTNEEEEEDEEEGLVKRKKRRRQKNRKYQTGEYLTEQEEEQRRKGRADLKARKQKTSSQSSEHHLRNRNLLLPNKAQGISDSPNGFLPNNLEEPTCLENSEKPSGKRKCKTKHMVNVSEEAKGKGRWNQQKTRFPKSPTSVKATELCTPSKCRSASLEEASEPPAALQIPPEARRLIVNKNAGETLLQRAARLGYKDVVLYCLQKDSEDVNHRDNAGYTALHEACSRGWTDILNILLEHGANVNCSAQDGTRPVHDAVVNDNLETIWLLLSYGADPTLATYSGQTAMKLASSDTMKRFLSDHLSDLQGRAEGDPGVSWDFYSSSVLDEKEGFACDLLHNPPGSSDQEGDDGEKDDFMFELSDKPLLPCYNLQVSVSHGPCNWFLFTDVLKRLKLSSRIFQARFPHFEIITLPKAEFYRQVASSQLLTPAERPGAMDECPPGSSETVELVRYEPEILRLLGSEVEFHPWNS